In Fluviicola taffensis DSM 16823, the following are encoded in one genomic region:
- a CDS encoding RHS repeat domain-containing protein encodes MQNEPEINPMWDQEASYEYYQHGPLARTTLGDQEVQGIDYVYTLQGWIKGVNSNGLDATKDPGKDGDGVSDNQLVARDVFGYSLHYYAGDYSPIVGGNNDFIANQGSSDLTNTSSDLYNGNIGRMVTTITDPNSRHILPLGNAYQYDQLNRLKQAKSFNNYDEGSNSWGSGGTTMYYNAFTYDANGNIETQIRQNDAGTTIDDLTYNYHDLAGKRLRNRLYGVNDPTLNGDFSDDIDNMVFDSAQSTINQNNNYMYDAEGRLVKDLQEEIDTIVWRVDGKVKFILRPASSAKKTVSFDYDAMGHRIAKHSYTSNNSYLLEKSTYYILDAQGKSQLWLVKTKQRQALVRKLQGTMSVYERVVDHTEESIAFFQAEKHIYGSSRLGMHNEPVPMLGSQNTTYTMEYVDHRIGERTYELSNHLGNVLSVISDKAIPHDDGGGNVDYWLADIRQSTDYSPFGVTLEDRNLMLVGAEKSRYGFQNQEMDDEIKLEGNSYDFGARMYDSRLGRWLTIDALSGKYPHLSPYNFVDNCPIKFLDPDGRDIIDFLKSMSNGYVVQSRVIQQSTVFMNWISQYANVSGLDDSGKLGITTSGARSQINLKFEVTNLTGAGATSILFKGKNLTACTEAELTGAKPEDFQLLIQLNSSVDNSSGGLKAGDKLLTIGHEALLHGETLSLLLLDFFNGTKDAAALLEGYKQDVDGGGELDHLKITPGTSTEYSSFIADVNQVLINNRNLDTPFPDLIPEEKGYPRANELNKTYGPTSPNRNFNNKAVNLSDDFRHEVDHEKNHSYNPDKRGFGGNFLKKP; translated from the coding sequence ATGCAGAATGAACCCGAGATAAACCCGATGTGGGATCAGGAAGCCAGTTATGAATACTACCAACATGGACCACTTGCTCGCACCACTTTGGGAGATCAAGAAGTTCAAGGGATAGATTACGTGTATACCCTTCAGGGTTGGATCAAAGGAGTGAATAGCAATGGGTTGGATGCTACTAAAGATCCTGGAAAAGATGGCGATGGTGTGAGTGATAACCAACTCGTGGCACGCGATGTATTTGGATATAGTTTGCACTACTATGCAGGCGATTATTCTCCAATTGTAGGCGGAAATAACGACTTTATAGCCAATCAAGGATCAAGCGATTTAACAAACACTAGTTCAGATTTATACAACGGAAATATTGGAAGAATGGTTACTACCATTACCGATCCCAATTCCCGACATATTCTCCCACTGGGGAATGCTTACCAGTATGACCAGTTGAACCGTTTGAAACAAGCAAAGAGTTTCAATAATTACGATGAAGGTAGCAATTCCTGGGGAAGCGGAGGAACAACGATGTATTACAATGCATTTACGTATGATGCGAATGGAAACATTGAAACACAAATACGACAAAATGATGCCGGAACAACCATTGACGATTTGACTTATAACTACCACGATTTGGCGGGAAAACGACTCAGAAACAGGTTGTATGGTGTCAATGATCCTACTTTGAACGGTGATTTCTCAGATGACATTGACAATATGGTCTTCGACTCGGCGCAAAGTACTATTAACCAGAACAACAATTATATGTATGATGCTGAAGGACGATTGGTGAAAGATTTGCAAGAAGAAATAGATACCATTGTGTGGCGTGTAGATGGAAAAGTTAAATTTATTTTAAGACCAGCAAGCTCTGCGAAAAAAACAGTATCTTTCGATTATGATGCCATGGGGCACCGCATAGCTAAACACTCTTACACGTCAAACAACAGTTACTTGCTCGAAAAAAGCACATATTATATACTGGATGCTCAAGGAAAGAGCCAGCTATGGCTGGTGAAGACGAAGCAACGACAAGCGTTAGTGCGAAAGTTGCAAGGTACGATGAGTGTGTATGAACGTGTGGTAGATCACACCGAAGAAAGTATTGCTTTTTTCCAAGCAGAGAAACACATCTATGGATCTAGCAGATTGGGAATGCACAATGAACCAGTACCTATGCTGGGTTCTCAGAATACGACGTATACTATGGAGTATGTTGATCACAGAATTGGAGAACGGACGTATGAGTTATCAAACCATCTTGGCAACGTTTTATCCGTTATATCTGACAAGGCTATTCCACACGATGATGGAGGTGGAAATGTAGATTATTGGCTAGCAGATATTCGTCAATCAACTGATTACTCTCCTTTCGGTGTTACGTTGGAAGATAGGAACTTGATGCTTGTAGGGGCAGAGAAGTCGAGGTATGGATTCCAAAATCAGGAAATGGATGATGAGATTAAATTGGAAGGGAATAGCTATGATTTTGGGGCGAGGATGTATGATAGTAGATTGGGGAGATGGTTGACGATTGATGCGTTAAGTGGTAAATACCCTCATTTATCACCATATAATTTTGTTGATAATTGTCCTATCAAATTTCTCGATCCTGATGGTAGAGACATCATTGATTTTTTAAAATCAATGAGTAATGGATATGTCGTTCAAAGTAGGGTAATTCAACAATCAACCGTATTTATGAATTGGATCTCTCAATATGCAAATGTTAGTGGTTTAGATGATAGTGGTAAACTTGGTATTACCACTTCAGGAGCTAGATCGCAAATTAATCTAAAATTTGAGGTTACAAACCTTACTGGAGCAGGGGCAACATCAATCTTATTCAAAGGTAAAAACCTTACCGCTTGCACAGAAGCTGAACTAACTGGAGCAAAGCCTGAGGATTTTCAGCTTTTGATTCAATTAAATTCTAGTGTCGATAATTCTTCAGGTGGTTTGAAAGCTGGAGATAAATTATTAACGATAGGACACGAAGCGCTTTTGCATGGGGAAACGTTATCACTACTATTGCTTGATTTCTTTAATGGAACTAAAGATGCAGCAGCTCTACTTGAAGGTTACAAACAAGATGTAGATGGTGGAGGTGAGCTTGACCACTTAAAAATCACACCTGGAACAAGCACGGAGTACAGTAGTTTCATCGCTGATGTTAACCAAGTATTGATTAATAATCGAAATTTAGATACACCATTCCCCGATTTAATACCTGAAGAAAAAGGATATCCAAGAGCTAATGAATTAAATAAAACTTATGGACCAACTTCACCAAATCGTAATTTCAACAATAAAGCAGTCAACTTATCTGATGATTTTCGCCATGAAGTGGATCACGAAAAAAATCACTCATACAATCCAGATAAAAGAGGGTTTGGAGGAAACTTTTTAAAGAAACCATGA
- a CDS encoding IS1 family transposase, which yields MKKLLKSKIKTQNRTSCSRVVDEKRKRCKCGDFLIFNGKTNYGKQRFLCRRCKTTKVAEPSISSYGMQFNKQIIQLTNEGLGIRSTARVLGIAPSTVIRKILAIADGIVPPRISNGLERIQVDEVHTFIQNKDREIYIIYSWDQELKRALSLAVGTRSKVNLRSVVNPLLSAEVVSINTDKYSGYKGVVPKKLHTTFKRRNNGIERQNLNLRIHLKRLNRRTICFSKSKEMLEAVLKIYFWCKSSKKTV from the coding sequence ATGAAAAAGTTGCTTAAATCTAAAATAAAGACCCAGAACAGAACCTCGTGTTCGAGGGTTGTTGATGAAAAACGTAAAAGGTGTAAATGTGGTGATTTTTTGATTTTTAATGGGAAAACTAATTATGGTAAACAGCGGTTTTTGTGTCGGAGATGTAAAACAACAAAAGTAGCCGAACCAAGCATAAGTAGTTACGGAATGCAGTTCAATAAACAAATCATTCAGTTAACCAATGAAGGTTTAGGAATCAGAAGTACCGCAAGGGTTTTAGGGATTGCTCCCTCAACTGTTATCCGAAAAATTTTGGCGATTGCAGATGGAATTGTACCACCGAGGATTTCGAATGGATTGGAAAGGATTCAGGTTGATGAAGTACACACATTCATTCAGAATAAGGACAGGGAAATTTATATCATTTATTCCTGGGATCAGGAATTAAAAAGAGCATTGAGTTTAGCCGTTGGAACACGATCTAAAGTCAATTTGAGAAGTGTTGTAAATCCATTATTAAGTGCTGAGGTAGTGTCTATTAACACCGATAAGTATTCCGGATACAAAGGTGTAGTTCCTAAAAAACTTCACACGACCTTTAAACGCAGAAATAACGGAATTGAAAGACAAAATCTGAATTTGAGAATACACCTCAAAAGACTAAATCGACGAACAATATGCTTCTCAAAATCCAAAGAAATGTTAGAAGCAGTTTTAAAGATTTATTTTTGGTGTAAAAGCAGTAAAAAAACAGTCTAA